Proteins encoded together in one Quercus lobata isolate SW786 chromosome 3, ValleyOak3.0 Primary Assembly, whole genome shotgun sequence window:
- the LOC115981162 gene encoding uncharacterized protein LOC115981162, giving the protein MVTHRGIEANPVQIRAIHNLQPPRNPKEVQKLTGMIAALNRFISRSADRCKPFFLLLHKWKGFEWDEECAMAFQQLKEYLAHLPIMSSPEADEVLFAYIAVAPHAVSLVLIREDNGTQRPVYYVSKSLQEAETRYLPLEKAILAIVQAIRKLPHYFQAHTVVVLTQLPLKSILRSADYTSRIAKWGTILGAFDIRYMPRTAVKGQVLADLVAEGKEVSVLLGAGERVSSTVSPRGLTWWKAYIDGASNQRGSGLGLVLLSPEGITIEKSLRLGFSATNNKAEYEALLEGMGMIRKMGRKSIDVFSDSKLIVGQVNGDMEAKDERMQEYLVWVKHLQNQFHHFRLTHVPRSGNTHADSLATLATSSAQPLPRVILVEEVLHPPKEKANGIGIHNIRAGLS; this is encoded by the coding sequence atggtgactcaCAGAGGCATTGAGGCTAACCCCGTTCAAATAAGAGCCATCCATAActtgcagcctcctcggaaccCTAAAGAAGTCCAGAAGCTTACTGGTATGATAGCAgctttaaaccgtttcatctcGCGCTCAGCAGATAGATGCAAGccattttttctcctattacacaagtggaaaggatttgagtgggATGAGGAATGCGCTATGGCTTTCCAACAGCTAAAGGAATACCTCGCCCATCTGCCGATTATGTCCAGTCCCGAGGCCGAcgaggttttgtttgcctacatAGCAGTGGCCCCACATGCAGTAAGCTTGGTGCTAATCCGAGAAGACAACGGCACACAGCGACCAGTCTATTACGTTAGCAAATCACTGCAGGAGGCAGAAACCCGTTACCTTCCCCTCGAAAAGGCTATCCTGGCCATCGTACAGGCCATAAGAAAGCTGCCCCACTACTTTCAAGCACACACTGTTGTGGTGTTAACTCAACTCCCCTTAAAGTCCATCCTGCGCAGCGCCGATTACACAAGTAGAATTGCAAAATGGGGAACTATTTTGGGCGCCTTTGACATtagatacatgcctcgcaccgctGTAAAGGGCCAGGTCCTCGCCGACCTAGTGGCAGAAGGAAAGGAAGTGTCAGTCTTACTGGGGGCTGGCGAGCGTGTGAGCAGCACAGTTTCCCCGCGTGGACTCACTTGGTGGAAAGCATACATTGATGGCGCATCGAACCAAAGAGGCTCAGGGTTAGGACTTGTCCTGCTCTCACCTGAAGGGATAACCATAGAGAAGTCATTGAGACTCGGTTTTTCAGCCACAAATAACAAAGCCGAATATGAGGCGCTATTGGAGGGAATGGGAATGATCCGGAAAATGGGGAGGAAATCCATAGACGTGTTCTCGGATTCAAAACTTATTGTGGGGCAGGTAAATGGAGACATGGAGGCAAAGgacgaaagaatgcaagagtatctagtTTGGGTTAAGCACCTGCAGAACCAATTTCATCATTTCCGCTTGACGCACGTACCTAGAAGTGGGAACACTCATGCTGATTCTCTCGCGACGttggctacctcctcggctcaaCCCCTACCTCGAGTCATTCTGGTAGAAGAGGTCCTCCATCCACCAAAAGAAAAGGCCAATGGGATTGGAATACATAACATCAGGGCAGGACTGAGCTAG
- the LOC115981163 gene encoding uncharacterized protein LOC115981163, giving the protein MEGLGSRQTGHADSQRQDNFLNVERGNNQDNQREGSVNTSYTSKSRSKGKDHASHEQNDRKALRKEIGDLKKKLRRAQQKRPSPGSSSNSDEDNEYRRRSRTPSSETFSYEEERPRKRSSKSPSYQGLANDAMSKALDRISQSPCTRRIERTVLPRRFYQPTFAIYNGQTDSVEHEPENYLDQLVLEGKLRHLLHRSEGWQEPSNNETRQSTLRPPIGTINVILAAPGRTGSVPFRVMSVSSFPTKPDDRESKRARMSATPLIGFTEEDKQGTIQPHDDALVVTLRIGGYDVKMVSVDQGSAVEIMYPDLYKGLNLKQEDLSPYDSPLVSFEGKVVIPRGMIRLPVQTDSDVVEVNFIVVDAYSPYTAIVARPWLHALGAVLSTLHQKVKYPSGGQIKEIIGNQGVARQCMVSAILRQQNCITSTSAENGL; this is encoded by the exons atggaaggattAGGCTCGCGCCAAACCGGACATGCAGATTCTCAACGgcaggacaattttttaaatgtcgaACGAGGGAACAATCAAGACAACCAACGAGAGGGAAGCGTGAACACCTCTTACACGAGTAAAAGCCGTTCAAAGGGGAAGGATCATGCATCCCATGAGCAAAATGATCGAAAGGCTTTACGAAAAGAGATTGGCgatttgaagaaaaagttaCGCCGAGCACAGCAGAAACGTCCTTCACCCGGCTCGAGCTCTAACAGTGACGAGGATAATGAATATCGGCGAAGATCAAGAACTCCTTCGAGCGAGACCTTTTCCTATGAGGAAGAGAGGCCTCGTAAACGCAGCAGCAAAAGcccatcttaccaaggcctggccaacgatgccatgagtaaggccctgGATCGCATCTCCCAGTCGCCGTGTACACGTAGAATAGAGAGGACAGTGCTTCCTCGGCGGTTCTATCAACCAACGTTTGCCATATACAATGGTCAGACCGACTcagtggagcat GAACCTGAGAACTATTTAGACCAGCTCGTCCTAGAAGGGAAGCTGAGACATCTGCTGCATCGCTCTGAAGGATGGCAAGAACCATCAAACAATGAAACCAGACAAAGTACGTtgaggccacccattggcacaattaatgtcattctCGCCGCACCTGGAAGGACAGGCTCTGTCCCCTTCAGGGTAATGTCAGTGAGCAGTTTCCCGACTAAGCCAGATGACAGGGAATCCAAGAGGGCTAGAATGAGCGCCACGCCATTAATCGGGTTTACGGAGGAAGACAAACAAGGAACTATccaaccccacgatgatgccttAGTCGTTACGCTCAGAATAGGAGGTTATGACGTGAAAATGGTGTCAGTTGATCAAGGCAGCGCAgtggagataatgtaccctgatttgtATAAGGGACTGAACTTGAAGCAGGAAGACCTGTCGCCATACGATTCTCCCCTGGTTAGCTTTGAAGGAAAGGTTGTCATCCCGAGAGGCATGATTAGGTTGCCTGTGCAAACAGACTCAGATGTGGTAGAAGTGAACTTCATTGTCGTAGATGCATACTCCCCTTACACAGCCATCGTGGCCCGGCCATGGCTTCATGCACTAGGGGCTGTGTTGTCAACCttgcaccaaaaggtgaaatatccGTCAGGAGGTCAGATCAAAGAGATAATAGGGAACCAGGGAGTagctaggcaatgcatggtgtcagCAATCTTGCGACAGCAGAATTGCATAACTTCCACTTCGGCCGAGAACGGCTTATAA